The nucleotide sequence GCATCGCGAACGAAGGCCTGGGTCTTGCCCTGGAAACCGGAAAACAGGTACTCGCCGCGGGCGTTGCGGGTGTTCATCAGGGAGAACAGCTCTTCCTCGCGCTCGCCCAGCTCGGCGGCAATCGACTTGCGGTCCTCCGGTGATAGCACGCCATTGCCGGCACTCGCGGCCAACTCGCGCACGCGCTGCAGCACGGTGTTGACCGAGTTCAGCGTAACTTCCTCCTGGGTCAGGCTGTTGTCCGCCGCCACCAGGTTGCTGTTGTACTGATCGAGCACGTTCTTCTGCTGCTCCAGCTGCAGCAGGCGCACCGAGGCCACCGGATCGTCGGCCGGCGTGAGGATGCGGTTGCCGGTGCTGATCTGCTCTTGCGTGCGGGTCACGTTGGCATAGTTGCGTTGCAAGCCCTGCACGCCGCTGTTGAATGCCTGGATGGTGGAGATACGCATGGTTGAGCCTCTTTGTCGCGTTCCAGGCCCGGCGTCCCGGGCTTGGCTCCCTTCCGTGGAAGGGTGGAATGTCAGCTACGCGCCGGTAACGGGCGGAGCACGATCTAGAACGTGTTGATAAGGGTATCGAACAGCGAGCGCGCAACTTGAATGATTTGCGCGCTGGCGTTGTAGTACTGCTCGAACTTGATCAGGTTCGCCGCCTCTTCATCCAGGCTCACGCCGGACAGCGAATCGCGGCTGTCGGTGGCCTGCTTGAGGATGGCAGATGTCGCCTCGCTGTCCTGGCGGGACTGGGCGGTCAGCGTACCGATGCGCTCGACCATGTCGCCGTAGCCATCGGTAAAGCTCACCCCCGTGCCCACGCTGGTCACCGTCGGGTCGACACCGATGGTCTGCTTGCTTTGCAGATCGGCCAGCTTCAGCGCGTTGCGGTTGTCGGACACGCCGTTCTGGTTGAACGCCACGTTGAAGGTATCGCCTGCCTGCGGGCGACCGCTGAGGGTCATGCGCACGCGGCTGCCGTCGGACAACTGCAGCTCGTAGGTGTTCTGCTGGCCCGGCTGGAAGTTGGGATCGGCGGCGGCAGTGCCATCGCTGTTGATACGGGTCAGCGTGGCGCCAGCCGGAACGGTGAAGCCGGTTCCGGCTGCGTTGAGGGTCAGCGTCACCGGCAGCGCGGCACTCAGTGTGGCCGGGTTGATGTTGGCGCCGGTCGACTGCAGGTCCGGCTGGCCGATGACGCCCGAGCCCTGGTTCTGTAGGCCGGCGGTGGAACGTACCGGCGCGGCGAACGCCAGCTGGTCCGGCTGATCCAGCTCGGTACTGATGTCGGTCGCACCCCGGCGGGTCGGCTGCAGCAGGTACTGGTCATTGTTGGCGGCCTGGGCCAGCTCACCAGCGCTCAAGGTCACTTCGAAGCCCTGATCGCGGCCCGCTGCATCCTGGAAGCCCAGGGTGTAGTTGCCGGAACCATCATCGGTGGCGGTAATGTTCATCGCCGCGCCATCGGACAGGCGCCGTGCCGAAAACACCGGCGGCGGTCCGGAGTTGTCCAGGGTCAGCCGGTAGTCACTGGTGGTCAGCACGCTGGTGTCGGTGATGTTCAGCAGCGGCTGCGCACCACCGACGTTGCTCGAGTACGCGCGCGCGCGCAGGGTGGCCAGGGCCGGGTCGTTGTAGTCACCGAACAGAGGGCTGCCAACATTGCCCTTGAGGTCCAGGCCCTGCCCCAGCTGACTGTTGACCTGGTCGCTGACGGCCAGGGCAATGCGCCCCAGCGAGTTGAGCGTCGGGTCGAGCGATTCGGCGCGATAGCGGATCAGGCCGCCGAGCTCACCGCCGGTCAGTAACGAAGTCACGCCCTGGCGCGAGCCGCCGCTGACCAGCTGCACTTCGGCGCGGGTCGGGTCACCATCGCCTGGCACGACTTCCAGGCGGTTGGCGGAATTGCCCACAACCAGCGGCTGGCCAGAGCCGACGAAGACGTTGACCGAGCTGTCGTCCTGCGCCACCACATTGACGCCGACGAAGGTCGACAACTGGCGAATCGCCTCATCGCGCGCATCGAGCAGGTCGTTGGGCTGCTTGCCATTGGCCTTGGCCACGGCGATGGCATCGTTATAGCCGGCAATCGAGGTCGCCAGACGATTGACCTGCTCGCTCACCGCGGTCATCTGCTTGTTGATGAACTGGTTCTGCTCGTTGATACGGTCGTAAACAGTATTGAAACGCTTGGCCAGGCCTTCGGCCTCGGACAGCACCAACTGGCGAGCCGGGATGTTGGCCGGGTCTTCCGCGGCGGTCTGCAGCGCGGAAAAGAACTTCTGCAGTGCCGGCGTGACACCGGTGGTGGTGCCGGCCAGCAGCGAGTCGAGCTGCTCGATCTGGCTGCGATAGGACTCGACATCGGCACTCAAGGCGGTGCTGGTGCGCACCTGCGAGGTGAGGAATTCGCTGTAGTTGCGGCGGATATCCACCAGCGTGGTGCCAGAGCCGATGAAACCAGCGCCACTGAACTGCGGCACACGCGTGGCCTGCACCGCATCCTGCCGCGAATAGCCCGGCGTGTTGACGTTGGTGATGTTGTGTCCGGTGACCGACAGCGCGGTCTTGTTCGCGGACAGGCCCGACAGGCCAATGCTCAGTAAGTCAGCCATAACTCAGCCTCAGGTCCTCGTGGTCGAGCTGTCGGCAGCGGCTACGGCTTCGTAGGTCTGCATCTGCCGGGCGATCTGCGCGATCTTGCGGGCGTACTGCGGGTCGGTGGCGTAACCGGCCTCCTGCAGTTCACGGACGAAACGCTCCGGGTTCTCGGTGGAGTCCAGCGCCTCCTGGTAACGGCCATTGCCCTGCAGGAAGCTAACGTAATCGTTGAAGCTCTGCTGGTACGAGTCGTAGGCGCGGAACGACGCCGCTTCCTTCACCGCGGTGTCGCCCTTGTACTCGGTGGTCAGCACGCGAGCAGACTCGCCCTGCCAGCCGCCATGCGCCTTGATGCCGAACAGGTTGTGGCTGCTGGAACCGTCCTGCTGGCGGATGATCGACTTGCCCCAGCCGGTTTCCAGCGCCGCCTGGGCCACCAGGTAGCGGGCGTCGACGCCGATCTTCTGCGCTGCCTCCTCCGCCATCGGCAACATGGTTTCGATGAATTCCTTGGCCGACCCGAACGCCGACTTGCCCGGCGCCAATGGCGGCTGGGCCACGCGACGACCGCTGATGGCGTCGCTGTCGGCAAGGTTGAGCGGTTTGTCGCTCA is from Pseudomonas sp. PDM14 and encodes:
- the flgK gene encoding flagellar hook-associated protein FlgK: MADLLSIGLSGLSANKTALSVTGHNITNVNTPGYSRQDAVQATRVPQFSGAGFIGSGTTLVDIRRNYSEFLTSQVRTSTALSADVESYRSQIEQLDSLLAGTTTGVTPALQKFFSALQTAAEDPANIPARQLVLSEAEGLAKRFNTVYDRINEQNQFINKQMTAVSEQVNRLATSIAGYNDAIAVAKANGKQPNDLLDARDEAIRQLSTFVGVNVVAQDDSSVNVFVGSGQPLVVGNSANRLEVVPGDGDPTRAEVQLVSGGSRQGVTSLLTGGELGGLIRYRAESLDPTLNSLGRIALAVSDQVNSQLGQGLDLKGNVGSPLFGDYNDPALATLRARAYSSNVGGAQPLLNITDTSVLTTSDYRLTLDNSGPPPVFSARRLSDGAAMNITATDDGSGNYTLGFQDAAGRDQGFEVTLSAGELAQAANNDQYLLQPTRRGATDISTELDQPDQLAFAAPVRSTAGLQNQGSGVIGQPDLQSTGANINPATLSAALPVTLTLNAAGTGFTVPAGATLTRINSDGTAAADPNFQPGQQNTYELQLSDGSRVRMTLSGRPQAGDTFNVAFNQNGVSDNRNALKLADLQSKQTIGVDPTVTSVGTGVSFTDGYGDMVERIGTLTAQSRQDSEATSAILKQATDSRDSLSGVSLDEEAANLIKFEQYYNASAQIIQVARSLFDTLINTF